A genomic segment from Amyelois transitella isolate CPQ chromosome 15, ilAmyTran1.1, whole genome shotgun sequence encodes:
- the LOC106141728 gene encoding UDP-glycosyltransferase UGT5-like has translation MRTIVKTILFVISVVLISKPVNTLNILVVLPFEGKSHFIGFQPYLHELVRRGHNVTVISHFPDSFNGTNYHDISLAGKSKILQNVFTINRSYKSIIDISLFLVNTGTGNCKLMLSNENVQNLVKSKANFDVVVIEEFNTDCGLGLAYKLRAPVVGITSHMILPWHYQRMGINFNPSFVQFLFLEGGTKPNFFQRLERSVFYLYYNLLYKYFCQRIDQKTIEEYIGAVPPLEELAREIKVTLVYQSLGLTGSHLLPSNLIEVGGYHVAEPKPLQEDLKKFIEESKHGVIFISFGSMLRASSTPASLIQIIIDTVSELPQRIIWKWEEGTLPGNPKNIYSSKWLPQNDILAHPGVLAFYSHCGMMSTTEAIHHGVPMVGMPVFGDQPANAAAVEESGLGVQIQIRDVTKELLLEKFKTVLDPKFRENVKRISRVWHDRPLSAMDSAIFWTEFAARNQNLNLRSRSADVPYYQFLCLDILFVFLSVFVVSKYIVKTTLCKGNVIKSKRE, from the exons ATGCGCACTATCGTGAAAACTATTCTATTCGTTATCTCCGTGGTATTAATATCTAAACCAGTGAATACTCTTAACATATTAGTCGTTTTACCCTTCGAAGGAAAAAGCCATTTCATAGGATTCCAGCCGTACCTTCACGAATTAGTGAGAAGAGGACATAATGTTACAGTGATATCCCATTTCCCTGACAGTTTCAATGGAACAAATTATCACGACATTAGTTTGGCAGGAAAATCCAAAATATTGCAGaatgtatttacaattaacCGATCGTACAAATCTATCATAGACATTAGCTTATTCTTAGTGAATACTGGCACCGGTAATTGCAAACTGATGTTATCGAATGAAAATGTGCAGAATTTGGTGAAGTCAAAAGCTAATTTTGATGTTGTGGTTATAGAAGAGTTCAACACTGATTGTGGTCTGGGtttggcttacaaacttagagCTCCTGTCGTCGGGATAACATCACATATGATTCTTCCCTGGCATTATCAAAGAATGGGTATCAATTTCAACCCCTCATTCGTACAATTCTTATTCTTAGAAGGTGGAACTAAACCAAACTTTTTTCAGAGACTAGAAAGATCTGTATTCTACCTATATTACAATttgttgtataaatatttttgtcaaagAATAGatcaaaaaacaattgaaGAATACATTGGCGCTGTTCCCCCTTTGGAAGAATTGGCTCGTGAAATAAAAGTAACCCTTGTTTATCAGAGTTTAGGTCTCACTGGTTCTCATTTACTTCCATCAAATTTAATAGAAGTTGGTGGTTATCATGTTGCTGAACCGAAACCTTTGCaagaa gatcttaaaaagtttattgaaGAATCAAAACACGGGGTAATCTTCATAAGCTTCGGATCTATGTTAAGAGCCTCCTCAACTCCAGCATCTCTAATACAGATTATCATTGACACAGTATCTGAATTACCACAGAGAATAATTTGGAAATGGGAAGAAGGCACTTTACCTGGAaacccaaaaaatatttactcatCTAAATGGCTGCCTCAAAATGATATATTAG CTCATCCCGGTGTACTAGCTTTCTACTCTCACTGTGGTATGATGAGCACCACAGAAGCTATACACCATGGAGTTCCCATGGTCGGCATGCCAGTCTTCGGAGACCAGCCTGCCAACGCCGCAGCCGTTGAAGAGAGCGGGCTGGGAGTACAGATCCAAATTAGAGATGTCACTAAAGAGCTATTGTTGGAGAAATTTAAGACAGTGCTGGATCCAAA ATTCAGAGAAAACGTCAAGAGGATATCACGGGTCTGGCATGACCGTCCTCTTTCCGCCATGGACTCCGCCATATTCTGGACAGAGTTTGCAGCTCGAAACCAAAACTTGAACCTTCGATCCAGGTCTGCTGACGTGCCGTATTACCAATTTTTATGTCttgatattttgtttgtatttttaagtgtGTTTGTTGTATCGAAGTATATAGTCAAAACAACTTTATGTAAGGGCAATGTCATTAAATCTAAAAGAGAATAA